In Vanrija pseudolonga chromosome 4, complete sequence, a single window of DNA contains:
- the MET10 gene encoding Sulfite reductase [NADPH] flavoprotein component: MAPVAIASPPSPTSGIAASKAALLSGTQTPYSETSTVVSEASGSPKLGATDSLPLIPGQPGYIASLVSAQQVLPSTSAGATVFSSATEVLEALAVQNSSAVWVYDDAVEVGFGAQLTAWDKAELPGTEGKVYPVQTREGAGLELAGYAKKAAKGKISVFASTATLPFIAPQLAAIEGDVVIHVAATKADNELNLVDSLATAGALRALTGLPEDWTVVFSAGASVVPTGAHLYAQEGKVVHVVESTFTAREVTSYVFPSAGAFEDFTVSGAGKNLYLTVTSHAALTLDAPKVVLNTLSPSAEKLFKALSGATVTVVGPTRADAEALKADVLALLYSAPHSSTAAFPAIKAAVTPSAAAKETPAKVISFFTAGDAPLPQLVNNLFLSSPTLVSALTQYGTTSFKGTKSVLSLSTGASPILTPELASDLIWVSDATVFKHTDFLATAKEGASLVLELPWVEEDLASKLTAADIATIQAKNIRVFLLDLDASEAAILPIKEQVAFLLLYTGSKALPKGVWKVLDAFHGGNLGRDQVEEAQAGLFEIPTQTVKAWEVDPETVNKTKEAWVWDALANEPVVLDGEAGPTLSSWEVAARHILFREAFSVLGGKTVEDETAGPGIASLHPELAEETFLVSVTENRRLTPEAYDRNVFHLEIDTAGTGLKYEVGEAIGIHGWNDAEEVLDFCKWYGVDPEALISLPNPQIPGTVVTRTVFQVLQQQVDLFGKPGKAFYGELSKVATERKQSMKLKFISVPEGAELFQRYSEGETVNYADVLREFPSAHPSIEELVELIEEIKPRHYSIASSQAALGDKVELLIVTVDWVDTKGRTRYGQCTRYLKDLKKGDKVTVSIKPSVMKLPPLDSQPLILAGLGTGAAPFRAFMQHRAWQRSNGVDAASSMYFFGSRHRSQEYLYGEDIEAYLQAGILSHAGLAFSRDQPQKIYIQNKMEEQKKELARLLLAEGPEAGYFYLCGPTWPVPDVYEALVSSLTEAGLTRQQAEDHMEKLKEEERYVLEVY, encoded by the coding sequence ATGgcccccgtcgccatcgcttccccgccctcgccgacatcaGGCATCGCGGCCTCCAAGGCCGCCCTGCTGTCCGGCACCCAGACGCCCTACTCCGAGACGTCGACCGTTGTCTCCGAGGCGTCGGGCTcgcccaagctcggcgcgaccgacTCGCTCCCCCTGATCCCAGGACAGCCCGGCTACATTGCCTCGCTCGTGTCTGCACAGCAGGTCCTCCCCTCtacctcggccggcgcgaccgtcTTCTCGAGCGCCACCGAGGTGCTtgaggcgctcgccgtccagaactcgtcggccgtctgggtgtacgacgacgccgtcgaggtcggcttcggcgcccAGCTCACCGCCTgggacaaggccgagctccCCGGCACCGAGGGCAAGGTCTACCCCGTGCAGACGCGCGAGGgtgccggcctcgagctcgccggctacgccaagaaggccgccaagggcaagatcTCGGTCTTCGCCTCGACTGCCACTCTCCCCTTCATCGCGCCCCAGCTTGCCGCGATCGAGGGTGACGTCGTGATCCACGTCGCGGCGACCAAGGCCGACAACGAGCTCAACCTCGTTGACAGCCTCGCCACCGCTGGTGCTCTCCGCGCCCTCACTGGCCTCCCCGAGGACTGGACCGTCGTCTTCTCGGCCGGCGCCTCGGTTGTCCCCACCGGCGCTCACCTCTACGCCCAGGAGGGCAAGGTCGTgcacgtcgtcgagtcgACTTTCACCGCCCGCGAGGTCACCTCGTACGTCTTCCCCTCGGCGGGAGCGTTCGAGGACTTCACCGTCTCGGGTGCCGGCAAGAACCTCTACCTCACCGTCACTTCCCACGCCGCCCTGACCCTCGACGCGCCCAAGGTTGTCCTCAAcacgctctcgccctcggctgAGAAGCTCTTCAAGGCCCTCAGCGGTGCGaccgtcaccgtcgtcggccccacccgcgccgacgccgaggccctcaaggctgacgtcctcgccctcctctaCTCGGCTCCCCACTCGAGCACCGCTGCCTTCCCCGCCATCAAGGCTGCCGTCACCCCCTCGGCTGCCGCCAAGGAGACCCCCGCCAAGGTCATCTCGTTCTTCACTGCTGGCGacgctcccctcccccagctCGTCAACAACCTCTTCCTCTCGTCGCCCACCCTCGTGTCGGCTCTCACCCAGTACGGCACCACGTCGTTCAAGGGCACCAAGTCGGTCCTCTCGCTCTCGACTGGCGCCAGCCCCATCCTCACCCCCGAGCTCGCTTCCGACCTGATCTGGGTTTCGGACGCTACCGTCTTCAAGCACACCGACTTCCTGGCCACCGCCAAGGAGGGCGCCTCgcttgtcctcgagctcccctgggtcgaggaggaccttGCCAGCAAGCTCACCGCTGCTGACATTGCCACCATCCAGGCCAAGAACATCCGGGTCttcctccttgacctcgacgctTCCGAGGCTGCCATCCTCCCCATCAAGGAGCAggtcgccttcctcctcctctacACCGGCTCCAAGGCCCTCCCCAAGGGTGTCTGGAAGGTCCTCGACGCCTTCCACGGCGGCAACCTCGGCCGTgaccaggtcgaggaggcccaGGCCGGTCTCTTCGAGATCCCCACCCAGACCGTCAAGGCCTGGgaggtcgaccccgagaccgTCAACAAGACCAAGGAGGCCTGGGTCTGGGACGCTCTTGCCAACGAGCCTGTTgttctcgacggcgaggctggcCCCACCCTCTCGTCGTGGGAGGTCGCTGCCCGCCACATTCTCTTCCGCGAGGCCTTCTCCGTCCTTGGCGGCAAGactgtcgaggacgagactGCCGGCCCCGGCATTGCCTCGCTccaccccgagctcgccgaggagaccttcctcgtctcggTCACCGAGAACCGCCGCCTCACCCCCGAGGCGTACGACCGCAACGTCTTCCACCTCGAGATCGACACCGCCGGCACTGGCCTCAAGTacgaggtcggtgaggcTATCGGCATCCACGGCTggaacgacgccgaggaggtcctCGACTTCTGCAAGTGGTACGGTGTTGACCCCGAGGCCCTCATCTCGCTCCCCAACCCCCAGATCCCTGGCACTGTTGTTACCCGCACTGTTTTCCAGGTGCTCCAGCAGCAGGTCGACCTCTTCGGCAAGCCCGGCAAGGCCTTCTACGGCGAGCTCTCCAAGGTCGCTACCGAGCGCAAGCAGTCGATGAAGCTCAAGTTCATCTCCGTCCccgagggtgccgagctcTTCCAGCGCtacagcgagggcgagactGTCAACTACGCCGACGTTCTCCGCGAGTTCCCCTCTGCCCACCCCTCcatcgaggagctcgtcgagctcatcgagGAGATCAAGCCCCGTCACTACtcgatcgcctcgtcgcAGGCTGCTCTCGGTGACAAGGTCGAGCTCCTTATTGTCACTGTTGACTGGGTCGACACCAAGGGCCGCACCCGCTACGGTCAGTGCACGCGCTACCTCAAGGACCTCAAGAAGGGCGACAAGGTTACCGTCTCGATCAAGCCTTCGGTCATGAAGCTTCCTCCTCTCGACTCGCAGCCTCTCATTCTCGCCGGTCTCGGCACTGGAGCTGCTCCCTTCCGTGCCTTCATGCAGCACCGCGCCTGGCAGCGCTcgaacggcgtcgacgccgcctcgtccatgtACTTCTTCGGTTCGCGTCACCGCAGCCAGGAGTACCTCTACGGCGAGGACATTGAGGCCTACCTCCAGGCTGGTATCCTCTCGCACGCCGGTCTCGCGTTCTCGCGTGACCAGCCCCAGAAGATCTATATCCAGAACAAGATGGAGGAGCAGAAGAAGGAGCTCGCCAGGCTTCTTCTCGCCGAGGGCCCCGAGGCTGGTTACTTCTACCTCTGTGGCCCCACCTGGCCCGTTCCCGACGTCTACGAGgctctcgtctcgtcgctcaccgaggccggcctTACCcgccagcaggccgaggaccacatggagaagctcaaggaggaggagcgctACGTTCTCGAGGTGTACTAA
- the rx1 gene encoding Retinal homeobox protein Rx1: protein MIVQVGDSGLGGARRHADAAEPTPPDGSGPSSMPTPRAKNTSSSRRRVTAAQLEQLVAAFTNNEYPTTHERDALASRLAMPSRSVQIWASGLCTPTGVDAHTLSVPESPAVAPCAGADCAPAVTD, encoded by the exons ATGATAG TGCAGGTTGGCgacagcggcctcggcggcgctcgacggcacgccgacgccgctgagcCCACGCCACCGGACGGTTCTGGCCCAAGCAGCATGCCCACGCCCCGGGCCAAGAACACGAGTTCttcacgccggcgag tcaccgccgcgcagctcgaacagctcgtcgcggccttCACGAACAACGAGTACCCCACCACGCACGAGCGGGATGCGCTCGCGTCGCGGCTCGCCATGCCGAGTCGCAGCGTGCAGATCTGGGCAAGTGGACTCTGCACGCCGACTGGTGTTGATGCTCATACTTTATCAGTTCCAGAATCGCCGGCGGTCGCGCCGTGTGCAGGAGCGGACTGCGCGCCAGCTGTCACAGATTGA
- the YIPL gene encoding yippee-like protein has translation MGRSFRVYLAGEAVFLCRKCGNHLAVHENVESKSFHGQHGKAYLVQHVVNTYTSAKAEDREMRTGVHTVRDLYCQVCHTCVGWKYDYAYTLAEKYKEGKFILERELITERADTRRDFGKPRIDEVVVSRL, from the exons aTGGGCCGCTCGTTCCGTGTCtacctcgccggcgaggcAGTCTTCCTGTGCCGCAAGTGCGGCAACCACCTCGCCGTGCATGAGAATGTCGAGAGCAAG AGCTTCCACGGGCAACACGGCAAGGCGTACCTCGTGCAGCATGT cgTAAACACGTACACGTCCGCCAAGGCCGAAGACCGGGAAATGCGCACCGGCGTGCACACGGTCCGCGACCTGTACTGCCAGGTGTGCCATACGTGTGTGGGGTGGAAGTAT GACTACGCCTACACCCTAGCAGAGAAGTACAAGGAGGGCAAATtcatcctcgagcgcgagctgatcacggagcgcgccgacacgcggCGCGACTTTGGCAAGCCGCGtatcgacgaggtggtggttTCGCGGCTGTGA